The following coding sequences are from one Pasteurellaceae bacterium RH1A window:
- a CDS encoding phosphatase, which yields MIYDLHSHSTASDGTLSPTQLVERAVEQGIDMLALTDHDTIAGVKEAKAAAQNQALQLIAGVEISILWNNKSIHLAALNVDEDNPTLVNLLARQAQLREARAVEIGEKLAKVGIPQAYEGAKALANGEVTRAHYGRFLVNQGIVKHDEQAFKRYLGLGKPAYVKPVWCSMEEAIAAVHAAGGVISLAHPLRYKMTARWIRRFLEDFAQAGGDGLEVAGCGQSPDQRQLLARWADEFGLYASAGSDFHYPTGWIELGKDLALPQGCRPIWEAFG from the coding sequence ATGATCTACGATTTACACAGCCATAGCACGGCGTCAGATGGTACGCTCAGCCCAACGCAATTAGTGGAACGGGCGGTGGAGCAGGGCATTGATATGCTGGCTTTGACCGATCACGATACCATCGCAGGCGTCAAAGAAGCCAAAGCAGCTGCCCAAAACCAGGCCCTGCAACTGATTGCTGGGGTGGAAATTTCCATTTTATGGAACAACAAGAGCATTCATTTGGCGGCTCTGAATGTGGACGAAGACAACCCAACCTTGGTCAATTTGCTTGCCCGCCAGGCTCAACTTCGGGAGGCACGAGCGGTTGAAATTGGCGAAAAACTTGCAAAAGTGGGCATCCCTCAGGCCTATGAGGGGGCTAAGGCTTTGGCTAATGGCGAGGTAACACGAGCCCATTATGGACGGTTTTTGGTCAATCAAGGCATTGTTAAACATGATGAACAGGCCTTCAAACGTTATTTAGGCCTGGGCAAACCGGCCTACGTTAAGCCTGTGTGGTGCAGTATGGAAGAGGCCATTGCTGCCGTGCACGCCGCAGGCGGGGTTATCAGCCTGGCTCACCCCTTACGCTATAAGATGACCGCCCGTTGGATCCGCCGCTTCTTAGAAGATTTCGCCCAAGCAGGCGGCGATGGCTTGGAAGTGGCAGGCTGTGGCCAAAGCCCCGACCAGCGCCAGCTTCTGGCCCGCTGGGCAGATGAATTTGGCCTCTATGCCTCGGCAGGATCGGATTTCCACTACCCAACAGGTTGGATTGAACTGGGAAAAGATTTAGCCTTGCCCCAGGGCTGTCGGCCGATCTGGGAGGCGTTTGGTTAA
- a CDS encoding GTPase-activating protein, giving the protein MSRQKKSRRITDIMPARKSDSPKPGQKVSYGKNRKPTRYELDQQAREAKKKRKHKGLPSGTRHLDAVEQKKTQAKEVKDPRIGSRKKVPLVVEFINQPEKGKFIQPVPVEPKAPTQADLEQELAQLENNECLHQLLDDMENGKKLSAEDQKFLDESLDRIDELMDLLGIEDEEESEDALLKQFETVDINQFR; this is encoded by the coding sequence ATGAGCCGTCAAAAGAAAAGCCGTCGGATTACCGACATTATGCCCGCCCGCAAGAGCGACAGCCCTAAGCCTGGACAAAAAGTCAGCTATGGCAAAAACCGCAAGCCAACCCGCTATGAATTAGACCAACAAGCCCGTGAAGCCAAGAAGAAACGTAAACACAAGGGCTTACCCTCTGGCACCCGCCATTTAGATGCGGTTGAGCAGAAAAAAACACAGGCCAAAGAGGTGAAAGACCCTCGCATTGGCAGCCGCAAAAAAGTGCCGCTGGTGGTGGAATTTATCAATCAGCCTGAAAAGGGCAAGTTTATCCAGCCTGTGCCTGTGGAGCCCAAAGCCCCTACGCAAGCCGATTTGGAGCAGGAATTAGCCCAATTAGAGAACAATGAATGCTTACACCAGCTCTTGGATGATATGGAAAACGGCAAAAAACTCTCTGCCGAGGATCAGAAGTTCTTAGATGAGAGCCTAGACCGTATTGATGAGCTTATGGACTTGCTGGGTATTGAGGACGAAGAAGAGAGCGAAGATGCCCTCTTGAAACAGTTTGAGACGGTGGATATTAATCAGTTTAGATAG
- a CDS encoding transcriptional regulator, with protein MPQQTMQLMKDCIPVFTVLSDENRHKILRLLLENGRMNVNEITDHLHLSRPAVSHHLKIMLQAGTVAVEQVGKERFYSLAMAEQVAKLRELVALMAVHCPETQVN; from the coding sequence ATGCCCCAGCAAACAATGCAACTGATGAAGGATTGTATTCCTGTCTTTACCGTCTTAAGCGATGAAAACCGCCATAAAATTCTGCGGCTCTTACTGGAAAACGGCAGAATGAACGTGAATGAGATTACCGATCACCTGCACCTTTCTCGCCCTGCGGTGTCGCATCATTTGAAGATTATGTTGCAAGCCGGCACGGTGGCGGTGGAGCAGGTAGGCAAGGAACGGTTTTATTCGCTGGCAATGGCTGAGCAGGTGGCGAAATTAAGGGAACTGGTTGCGCTCATGGCGGTTCATTGTCCAGAAACACAAGTGAATTAA
- a CDS encoding MBL fold metallo-hydrolase, with protein MSDIKIHCLTTGWVQIKVHHQLARLFLRPLRVLDVLTDMKWSPKLPIGCWLIEHPEGLIMVDTGESSRANDKGYQPWWHPFMQFCERRGVLPSQEVGAVLKAKGFDPLAVKTVVMTHMHGDHAGGLGNFPNSRFVLSEQEKQAIDARNAAFNGYLKMHYPSWFKPEAIKFDGGAFENFEHCHKLTADGKVLLIPTPGHTLGHLSVVVDQGDHYVLIAGDASYAEDYLLKGEVDGVCIDEKLHEQSTAQLRELCRRKPTITQFAHDSESETRLLAKTFTVPESVF; from the coding sequence ATGTCTGACATCAAAATCCACTGCCTAACCACGGGTTGGGTGCAAATTAAGGTTCATCACCAGCTAGCTCGTCTCTTTTTACGCCCCTTGCGTGTCCTGGACGTGCTGACCGATATGAAATGGTCGCCGAAATTGCCTATCGGCTGCTGGCTGATTGAACACCCTGAAGGCTTGATTATGGTCGATACAGGCGAATCCAGCCGAGCCAATGACAAGGGCTATCAACCTTGGTGGCATCCATTTATGCAGTTTTGCGAACGCCGTGGCGTGCTGCCTAGCCAAGAAGTGGGGGCGGTGTTAAAGGCTAAGGGCTTTGATCCGCTGGCAGTCAAAACCGTGGTGATGACCCATATGCACGGCGATCACGCAGGCGGGCTTGGCAATTTCCCTAACAGCCGTTTTGTGTTAAGCGAGCAGGAAAAACAGGCCATTGATGCCAGGAATGCGGCCTTTAATGGCTATTTAAAAATGCACTATCCTAGCTGGTTCAAGCCTGAAGCCATCAAGTTTGACGGCGGGGCTTTTGAGAATTTTGAGCACTGCCACAAGCTAACGGCTGACGGCAAAGTCTTGCTCATTCCAACGCCAGGCCATACGCTGGGGCATTTGTCGGTGGTGGTGGATCAGGGCGATCATTATGTGCTGATTGCAGGCGATGCGTCCTATGCGGAAGACTATCTGCTCAAGGGCGAAGTGGACGGGGTATGTATAGATGAAAAACTGCATGAGCAATCCACCGCCCAACTGCGTGAACTCTGTCGCCGCAAGCCCACCATTACCCAGTTTGCTCACGATAGCGAGAGCGAAACACGTTTGTTGGCCAAAACCTTCACTGTGCCTGAAAGCGTTTTTTAA
- a CDS encoding DNA polymerase III subunit epsilon: MNTFVAIDFETANHNRSSVCSVGLVFVEQGKIVSDYYRLIQPEPNFYNEKNTEIHGITPDDTALAAPFPIIWQEIQALIGDLPLVAHNSTFDESCLKAVLTAYDLPLHQNRFYCTRQQAKKVFPHLPNHQLKTVASHIGFGLSNHHHALADAQACAAIALRVF, translated from the coding sequence ATGAATACTTTTGTTGCTATTGATTTTGAAACCGCCAACCATAATCGCTCCAGCGTGTGCAGTGTGGGCTTGGTCTTTGTTGAGCAGGGGAAAATCGTGAGCGATTATTACCGCCTGATCCAACCTGAGCCTAATTTTTACAATGAGAAGAACACCGAAATTCACGGCATCACCCCAGATGATACCGCCCTGGCTGCCCCCTTTCCAATCATCTGGCAGGAAATACAGGCATTGATTGGCGATTTACCCTTGGTTGCCCACAATAGTACCTTTGATGAAAGCTGCCTGAAGGCGGTGCTGACGGCTTATGATTTGCCACTCCACCAAAACCGCTTTTACTGCACTCGTCAGCAAGCAAAAAAGGTCTTTCCTCACTTGCCCAACCACCAACTCAAGACCGTGGCAAGCCATATCGGCTTTGGCCTGAGCAATCACCACCACGCTTTGGCGGATGCCCAAGCTTGTGCGGCGATAGCTTTACGGGTTTTTTAA
- a CDS encoding NADH oxidase, translating to MLFDTFTFQNGKTAKNRIFKSAMEEQLAQESQPTEKLVKLYDTWAKGGAGVLVTGNVMVAENGKGSLKDVVVSDDRSLPMLKKWAAAGRQNDTLLIMQINHAGKQSPAAVNKRPLAPSAVPLVGMDGFINPPRELAADEIERLIEQFVQTAVIAEQAGFSGVQIHAAHGYLISQFLSPLHNRRTDKWGGSLENRMQFLLAIYQGIRAKVGKDFLVGVKLNSADFQKGGFDEAESVQVVAKLSQLGIDFIEISGGNYESPQMLAEKSSTQKREAFFLDYAEKARSVSQVPLIITGGFRSQAAMENALTSGAVDLVGVARPFALVPDLANQIQAGTYQTLETKRIKTGFSPVDKKAGAMLEMNWYMSQMDLIGQGKSPNLRLLPWKVLFKTLWENGKAGLNTGRS from the coding sequence ATGCTATTTGATACCTTTACCTTTCAAAACGGCAAAACCGCCAAAAATCGTATTTTTAAATCGGCAATGGAAGAACAATTAGCCCAGGAAAGTCAGCCAACAGAAAAACTGGTTAAGCTCTACGACACTTGGGCCAAGGGTGGGGCTGGTGTGCTGGTTACTGGCAATGTGATGGTGGCGGAAAATGGCAAGGGATCGCTCAAAGATGTGGTGGTCTCAGACGATCGTAGCCTGCCAATGCTGAAAAAATGGGCGGCAGCGGGCAGGCAAAACGACACGCTTTTGATTATGCAGATCAACCACGCTGGCAAGCAGTCGCCAGCCGCGGTAAACAAAAGGCCCCTGGCCCCAAGTGCCGTGCCACTGGTGGGGATGGACGGCTTTATCAATCCGCCACGGGAGCTGGCCGCTGACGAAATTGAGCGCTTGATTGAGCAGTTTGTACAGACGGCGGTGATTGCTGAACAAGCGGGCTTTTCAGGCGTGCAAATCCACGCTGCCCACGGCTATCTCATTAGCCAATTTCTCTCGCCCCTCCACAACCGCCGTACCGACAAATGGGGCGGTTCGCTGGAAAATCGAATGCAGTTCTTGCTGGCAATCTATCAAGGTATTCGGGCCAAGGTGGGCAAGGATTTCTTGGTGGGCGTGAAACTCAACTCGGCCGACTTCCAAAAGGGCGGTTTTGACGAAGCAGAGTCGGTGCAGGTGGTGGCGAAACTCTCCCAATTAGGCATTGATTTTATTGAAATTTCAGGCGGCAACTACGAAAGCCCGCAAATGCTGGCAGAGAAATCCAGCACTCAAAAACGGGAAGCCTTCTTCCTAGATTACGCCGAAAAAGCCCGATCCGTCAGCCAAGTGCCGCTCATTATTACAGGCGGTTTTCGCTCGCAAGCGGCCATGGAAAATGCTTTAACCAGCGGTGCGGTGGACTTGGTCGGCGTGGCTCGCCCCTTCGCCCTTGTGCCTGATTTAGCCAACCAAATCCAGGCTGGCACTTATCAAACGCTGGAAACCAAGCGGATTAAAACGGGTTTTAGCCCTGTGGACAAGAAGGCCGGGGCAATGCTGGAAATGAACTGGTATATGAGCCAAATGGACTTAATCGGCCAGGGAAAATCACCCAACTTAAGGCTTTTGCCTTGGAAGGTCTTGTTCAAAACCCTGTGGGAAAATGGCAAAGCGGGTTTAAATACGGGGCGGAGCTAG
- a CDS encoding oxygen-independent coproporphyrinogen III oxidase: MSEIIWDLNLIQKYNQSGPRYTSYPTALEFNDSYNDDDFRAAAARYPNKPLSLYVHIPFCHKLCYFCACNKIITRHQHKVDIYLDYLEKEIKYRSQLFKNRTVTQIHWGGGTPTYLDEDQSLRLMAMLRKHFNVADDAEISIEMDPREIELDMLDHLREIGFNRISMGIQDFNKEVQQLVNREQDEDFIFALMKRARELGFTSTNIDLIYGLPKQTVESFMFTLEKVVELNPDRMSVFNYAHLPSRFAAQIKIKDEMLPAPETKLTILQQTIEFLGQNGYKFIGMDHFAKPDDELAIAQAQGILHRNFQGYTTQEDADLLGMGVSAISLLGDSYAQNHKELKQYYAEVEMRGIALHKGLTMTRDDCLRRDVIKALICNFKLDYAPLEAQYGISFKDYFVEDLALLEPLAKDGLLEIGETGIQVSPRGRLLIRNICLCFDIYSRQQARRQQFSRII, from the coding sequence ATGTCTGAAATTATTTGGGACTTAAACCTTATTCAAAAATATAACCAGTCTGGCCCCCGTTATACCTCCTACCCAACGGCCCTGGAGTTTAACGACAGCTATAACGATGACGATTTCCGTGCAGCGGCGGCCCGCTACCCTAACAAGCCGCTCTCGCTCTATGTGCATATCCCCTTCTGCCACAAGCTCTGCTATTTCTGTGCCTGTAACAAAATAATCACCCGCCACCAGCACAAGGTGGACATCTATTTGGACTACCTAGAAAAAGAGATCAAGTACCGTTCCCAACTCTTTAAAAACCGCACCGTGACCCAGATCCACTGGGGTGGTGGCACGCCGACCTACTTGGATGAGGATCAGTCCCTGCGTCTCATGGCCATGCTGCGTAAGCACTTCAATGTGGCGGATGATGCTGAAATCAGTATCGAAATGGATCCACGTGAAATTGAGCTGGATATGCTAGATCACCTGCGGGAAATCGGCTTCAACCGTATCAGCATGGGCATTCAGGACTTCAACAAGGAAGTGCAACAATTAGTTAATCGTGAACAAGACGAGGACTTTATCTTTGCCCTCATGAAACGAGCACGGGAACTGGGCTTTACCTCCACCAATATCGATTTGATCTACGGTTTACCAAAACAGACGGTTGAGAGTTTTATGTTTACATTGGAAAAGGTGGTAGAACTCAACCCAGACCGCATGAGCGTGTTTAACTATGCCCACCTGCCAAGCCGCTTCGCTGCCCAAATCAAGATTAAGGATGAAATGCTGCCGGCCCCTGAAACCAAGCTGACCATCCTGCAACAAACCATCGAATTTTTAGGCCAAAATGGCTATAAGTTTATCGGCATGGATCACTTTGCCAAACCAGATGATGAGCTGGCCATTGCCCAAGCACAAGGCATTTTGCACCGTAACTTCCAGGGCTACACCACCCAAGAAGATGCCGATCTCTTAGGAATGGGGGTATCCGCCATCAGTCTTTTAGGCGACAGTTATGCCCAAAATCATAAAGAGTTAAAACAGTATTATGCCGAAGTCGAAATGCGGGGCATTGCCCTGCACAAAGGGCTGACCATGACCCGTGACGACTGCCTACGCCGGGATGTGATCAAGGCGCTCATTTGCAACTTTAAGCTGGATTATGCCCCGCTTGAGGCCCAATACGGCATCAGCTTCAAAGACTATTTTGTGGAAGATTTGGCCCTTTTGGAACCGCTTGCTAAGGATGGTTTGTTGGAGATTGGCGAGACGGGCATTCAGGTTTCCCCACGGGGAAGATTGCTGATTCGCAATATCTGCCTCTGCTTTGATATTTATTCCAGACAACAGGCCCGCCGCCAACAGTTCTCTCGCATTATTTAG
- a CDS encoding DNA glycosylase: MTQPQLETHPFPAILPAHARVMMMGTFPPTPEKRCMEFHYPNFQNDMWRIFGAVFFDDVDYFRVGQEKCFDPAKIEAFLRERGIALCSSAQTAIREKGNASDKFLKIVEPVDLAAVLAQVPDCQWLFTTGGLATETLLSLLPHKVAAPKTNAFIAYPYLAERPLYLYRLPSTSRAYPLSLAKKIEAYRHFFQEAGLL; the protein is encoded by the coding sequence ATGACCCAGCCTCAACTTGAAACCCATCCCTTTCCTGCCATCTTGCCTGCCCATGCCAGGGTGATGATGATGGGAACCTTTCCGCCCACGCCTGAAAAACGTTGTATGGAATTTCACTATCCCAACTTCCAAAATGATATGTGGCGGATTTTCGGGGCGGTCTTTTTTGATGATGTGGATTATTTTCGAGTGGGCCAGGAAAAGTGTTTTGATCCGGCCAAAATTGAGGCCTTTTTGCGGGAGCGGGGAATAGCTCTTTGTTCTTCGGCTCAAACCGCCATTCGGGAGAAGGGCAACGCTTCGGACAAGTTTTTGAAGATTGTGGAGCCTGTCGATTTAGCCGCCGTACTGGCACAGGTGCCAGACTGCCAGTGGCTCTTTACCACGGGTGGGCTGGCCACTGAAACCCTCTTGAGCCTCTTGCCTCACAAGGTGGCGGCGCCCAAAACCAATGCCTTTATTGCTTATCCTTACCTGGCTGAACGCCCGCTCTATCTCTATCGCCTGCCCTCAACCTCTCGGGCTTATCCGCTGAGTTTAGCTAAGAAAATTGAGGCCTATCGTCACTTTTTCCAAGAGGCGGGGCTGTTATGA
- a CDS encoding coproporphyrinogen III oxidase, giving the protein MKFFLIILALLIILSLAGYVVYLLLKLAKQKRLNQAAIEQAQKARFLKIIDSIEVIARAMQSEQCDFSEGVLRLKALLDVLGLKLATYPAMFALYEVVADHPILDERKNLARNQRMKLDLEREAAEAEHQEAIKKELPQLLNDIEQFKKDI; this is encoded by the coding sequence ATGAAATTCTTCCTTATTATCCTAGCCCTGCTGATTATTCTTTCTCTGGCAGGCTATGTGGTTTACCTCCTCTTGAAGTTAGCCAAGCAGAAAAGGCTTAACCAAGCCGCCATTGAACAGGCCCAAAAGGCCCGCTTTTTGAAGATTATCGATAGCATTGAGGTCATCGCCCGTGCCATGCAAAGTGAGCAGTGTGATTTTTCTGAAGGTGTCTTGCGGCTCAAGGCCCTGCTTGATGTTTTAGGGCTCAAGCTGGCCACCTACCCTGCTATGTTCGCCCTTTATGAAGTGGTGGCCGATCACCCAATTTTGGACGAACGCAAGAACCTGGCCCGCAACCAGCGGATGAAGCTGGATTTAGAACGTGAAGCCGCAGAAGCTGAGCACCAAGAAGCCATCAAAAAAGAATTACCGCAATTATTAAACGATATTGAACAGTTTAAGAAGGATATCTAA
- a CDS encoding replicative DNA helicase, protein MPNNQIKDKQPKDKQVEQITVAPHSLEAEQAVLGGIMLNNEQWDNVAERVQASDFYNYAHRLIFEEMTSLSRDSQPIDIITLDQRLKNRGILQDVGGFAYLAELSKNTPSAANILAYADIVSERAIRRELIAAANDIAGLSYNPKGMSVKDVLDEAERSVFHIAEKRTSSDQGPQKVEDILFQTLSRIETLAKNRNNGGITGVSTGFLDLNKKTAGLQASDLIIVAARPSMGKTTFAMNLCENASLENIEEYDEEGNLVSKKPAKPVLIFSLEMPADQIMMRMLASLSRVDQTKIRTGQIHDDEDWAKISTTMAILNERKNIYIDDSSGLTPTELRSRARRVYKENGGLSLIMVDYLQLMRAPGFADNRTLEIAEISRSLKALAKELQVPVVALSQLNRSLEQRADKRPVNSDLRESGSIEQDADLIMFIYRDEVYHDNPETKGIAEIIIGKQRNGPIGRVRLTFQGQYSRFDNYTGPAYDDEY, encoded by the coding sequence ATGCCAAACAATCAAATCAAAGATAAACAGCCCAAAGACAAGCAAGTCGAACAAATCACTGTCGCCCCCCACTCTCTTGAGGCAGAACAGGCCGTCTTAGGCGGCATTATGCTCAACAATGAGCAGTGGGACAACGTGGCCGAGCGGGTTCAGGCCAGCGATTTCTACAACTACGCCCATCGCCTGATTTTTGAGGAAATGACCAGCCTCAGCCGTGACAGCCAGCCCATTGACATCATCACTCTGGATCAACGCCTGAAAAACCGTGGCATCTTGCAGGATGTGGGTGGCTTTGCCTATTTGGCCGAACTCTCCAAAAACACCCCAAGTGCGGCCAACATTTTGGCCTATGCCGATATTGTTAGCGAGCGGGCCATTCGCCGTGAACTGATTGCCGCCGCCAACGATATTGCGGGGCTAAGTTACAACCCTAAAGGGATGTCCGTTAAGGATGTCTTGGACGAGGCTGAACGCTCGGTCTTCCACATTGCCGAAAAACGCACCTCCAGCGACCAAGGCCCTCAAAAAGTGGAGGACATCCTCTTCCAAACCCTAAGCCGAATTGAAACCCTGGCCAAGAACCGCAACAACGGCGGCATCACGGGCGTATCGACAGGCTTTTTGGATCTGAACAAAAAAACCGCTGGCCTCCAAGCCTCCGACCTGATTATCGTGGCCGCCCGCCCTTCTATGGGGAAAACCACCTTCGCCATGAACCTGTGCGAAAATGCCTCGCTGGAAAATATTGAAGAATATGATGAAGAGGGCAACCTGGTCAGCAAAAAGCCGGCCAAGCCTGTGCTGATTTTCAGCCTAGAGATGCCGGCCGACCAGATTATGATGCGGATGCTGGCCTCTCTTTCTCGGGTTGATCAAACCAAGATCCGTACTGGCCAAATCCACGATGATGAAGACTGGGCCAAGATTTCTACCACCATGGCCATTCTCAATGAACGCAAGAATATCTACATTGACGACAGCTCCGGCCTGACCCCAACCGAACTCCGCTCTCGGGCCCGACGGGTTTACAAGGAAAACGGTGGCTTAAGCCTGATTATGGTGGACTACCTGCAACTGATGCGGGCGCCTGGCTTTGCCGACAACCGTACCCTGGAAATTGCCGAAATCTCCCGCTCCCTCAAGGCCCTAGCCAAGGAGCTACAAGTGCCTGTGGTGGCCCTGTCCCAGCTCAACCGAAGCCTAGAGCAACGGGCCGACAAACGCCCTGTCAATTCCGACTTGCGGGAATCTGGCTCCATCGAACAAGATGCCGACCTGATTATGTTTATCTACCGTGATGAGGTCTATCACGACAACCCCGAAACCAAGGGCATTGCCGAGATCATTATCGGCAAGCAGCGTAACGGCCCGATTGGACGGGTACGCCTGACCTTCCAAGGCCAATATTCCCGCTTCGACAACTACACAGGCCCGGCCTATGATGATGAATATTAA
- a CDS encoding LPS assembly protein LptD — translation MKNSYSLLAVAVATACYSQYAAADLKAQCLLGVPHFTGELVQDDQTQMPVYIEADSALINQPRDATYTGNVSVKQGNRSVIADQVRVEQEGDAHRQAFLQGKFDYRDNLINVTGQDASMNLLTNEANLGNAEYQFVGRQGRGTAGDVALAGDTRVLKNATYTACLPGDNAWSLEAKEMVQHVKEEYAELWHAKFRVLGVPVLYTPYLQYPIGDRRRTGLLLPSEIGRSSKNGFYYSQPFYWNIAPNMDATFTPTYYTRRGWQISPEFRYLTGIGQGLMAAEYMKKDRMRDWTNRDQARYLLHWRHNVSFLSDWRLNVDYTRVSDRRYFSDFDSSYGSSTDGYATQSFKLGYYQPNYNIAISGKKFQVFDNVSIGPYRVLPQIDFNYYKNDLIGNGNFRFYSQVARFENDSSLMPKAWRFHAEPSLNFPLANRYGSLNLETKLYATHYRQESGSGTNAEQVKSSVSRVIPQVKLDFKTTLTNDRQFVSGYNQIIEPRVQYVYRPYRNQADIGSSRQTNLGLGYDSALRQQDFFSLFSDRAFSGLDRIESANRITLGGTTRFFDDTTGEERFNLSAGQIYFLTQSRIDDTTTNANAKRSSSWALESNWKFHPKWNWRGSYQYDTRLNQTSIANSTLQYKPSKDKLIQLSYRFASEEYIDQNLQAGGNRYNQDIKQLGGVLGWEVTDKVSVMVSHYHDLALKKPVESQLGVTYNTCCWSATLYTARRLTSTPEGKPDGKNDFYYDNRFGINFELRFGGSYGSGVPRMLKRGMIPYTEAFNIN, via the coding sequence ATGAAAAATTCTTATAGTTTATTGGCAGTTGCGGTTGCGACTGCCTGCTACAGCCAATATGCTGCCGCTGATCTTAAGGCTCAATGTTTACTGGGCGTGCCTCACTTTACTGGCGAGCTCGTGCAGGACGATCAAACCCAAATGCCTGTTTATATTGAGGCCGATTCTGCCCTTATCAACCAGCCCCGTGATGCCACTTACACAGGCAATGTCAGCGTGAAACAAGGCAACCGCTCGGTTATTGCTGACCAAGTGCGGGTGGAACAAGAGGGCGATGCCCACCGCCAGGCCTTTTTGCAGGGCAAGTTTGACTATCGGGATAACCTTATCAATGTAACCGGCCAAGATGCCTCCATGAACCTGCTGACTAATGAGGCCAATTTAGGCAATGCCGAGTATCAATTTGTCGGCCGCCAAGGGCGAGGCACTGCGGGTGATGTGGCCTTAGCGGGCGATACCCGGGTTTTGAAAAACGCCACTTACACCGCCTGCCTGCCGGGCGATAATGCCTGGTCGCTTGAGGCCAAGGAAATGGTGCAGCACGTTAAGGAAGAATATGCCGAACTCTGGCACGCCAAATTCCGTGTGCTGGGCGTGCCGGTGCTTTATACCCCTTACCTCCAATACCCGATTGGCGATCGCCGCCGCACGGGCTTATTGCTGCCATCTGAAATTGGACGTTCCAGCAAAAATGGCTTCTACTATTCCCAGCCCTTCTACTGGAACATTGCCCCCAATATGGACGCCACCTTCACCCCAACCTACTACACTCGTCGTGGCTGGCAGATTAGCCCCGAGTTTCGCTATTTAACCGGCATTGGCCAGGGTTTGATGGCCGCCGAATATATGAAAAAAGACCGTATGCGGGATTGGACCAACCGTGACCAAGCCCGCTACCTCCTCCACTGGCGCCACAATGTCAGCTTCTTGAGCGACTGGCGTTTGAATGTGGACTACACTCGGGTAAGTGATCGCCGCTACTTCTCCGACTTTGACTCCAGCTACGGTTCCAGCACTGACGGCTATGCCACCCAAAGTTTCAAGCTAGGCTACTACCAGCCTAACTACAATATCGCCATTTCGGGCAAGAAGTTCCAGGTCTTTGACAATGTGTCCATCGGGCCTTATCGGGTGCTTCCGCAGATTGATTTTAACTACTACAAAAACGATCTGATTGGTAATGGCAACTTCCGTTTTTATTCCCAAGTGGCCCGCTTTGAGAATGACAGCTCGCTCATGCCCAAGGCCTGGCGTTTCCACGCTGAACCCAGCCTCAACTTTCCGCTGGCCAACCGCTACGGCAGCTTGAACCTGGAAACCAAGCTCTACGCCACCCACTACCGCCAAGAATCAGGCTCAGGCACCAATGCCGAGCAGGTCAAATCCAGCGTTAGCCGTGTGATTCCACAAGTCAAATTGGACTTCAAAACCACCCTGACCAATGACAGACAGTTCGTGAGTGGCTACAACCAGATCATTGAACCCCGTGTGCAGTATGTTTATCGGCCTTACCGCAATCAGGCCGACATCGGCTCCAGCCGCCAGACCAACCTAGGCCTGGGCTACGACTCTGCCCTACGCCAGCAGGACTTCTTCTCCCTCTTTAGTGACCGAGCCTTCAGCGGCCTCGACCGTATTGAATCGGCCAACCGCATCACCCTGGGCGGCACCACCCGCTTCTTTGATGATACCACGGGCGAAGAACGCTTCAACCTCAGTGCCGGCCAGATCTACTTCTTAACCCAGTCTCGGATTGATGACACGACTACCAATGCCAACGCCAAGCGTTCCTCCTCCTGGGCCTTGGAGTCCAACTGGAAATTCCACCCTAAATGGAACTGGCGGGGCAGCTACCAGTATGACACCCGTCTCAATCAAACCTCAATTGCCAACAGCACCCTGCAATACAAGCCAAGCAAGGACAAGCTAATTCAGTTGAGCTACCGCTTTGCCAGCGAGGAATATATCGACCAAAACCTCCAAGCCGGCGGCAACCGCTATAACCAGGATATCAAGCAACTGGGTGGCGTGCTGGGCTGGGAAGTGACCGACAAGGTTTCAGTTATGGTCAGCCACTACCACGACCTGGCCCTGAAAAAGCCGGTGGAAAGCCAGTTGGGTGTAACCTATAATACCTGCTGCTGGTCGGCCACCCTCTACACTGCCCGCCGCCTGACCTCGACCCCAGAGGGCAAGCCTGATGGCAAAAACGATTTCTACTATGACAATCGTTTTGGCATCAACTTTGAACTACGCTTCGGCGGCTCCTATGGTTCGGGCGTACCGAGAATGTTAAAACGCGGTATGATCCCTTATACCGAGGCCTTTAATATCAACTAA